GACGTCCGGTTACGATCGAAGAAATGAGAGCACATGGGTGAAGCTAAATCGGCCTTGGGCATGTTCGCCCACCCTGACGATATCGAGTTTGTCGCAGCAGGCACTTTACTCCTATTGAAGGAGCGTGGCTGGGATATTCATTACATGAATCTGACGGGAGGAGATCTCGGTAGCCTGGAACACGATCGTGATGAGACACGCTGCATTCGCATTCAAGAAGGACAGGATGCGGCAAAACTACTGAGAGCCACATTCCACGATCCCGTGTGCAATGACTTGGAGATTCTGTACGAGCTGGAAACGATTCGGCGCATTACAGCAGTCATTCGCGAGACTGATCCTAGCATTATTCTGACGCACGCTTTGAGCGATTACATGATGGATCATGAAAACACGGCGAAGCTCACTGTATCATCCGCCTTCGTAAAAGGCATGCCCAACTATGAAACCCACCCTCCCGTGGAAGCGGTTTCGACCAACACGACTATCTACCATGCCATGCCTCACGGGCTGCAAACGCCCATGCGTGAAAAGGTGCGGGCTGGACTCTATGTCGATACCGGTTCCGTTCATTCAACCAAGCGCGAAGCATTAGCAGCTCACAAAAGCCAAAAACACTTTCTCGATGCGACCCAAGGCATGGACTCCTACCTGGTTACCATGGATGAACTTTCCAAAGGGGTTGGTAAGTTGTCTGGCCGATATGAACATGCCGAAGGCTGGCGGCGCCATTTGCACTTAGGGTTCAGCACTGAGGAGCAGGATCCATTGGCCGAAGCGTTGAAAGACGTGTGCTGTATAGATGAGGCCTACGAAGCGTCACTTCGCGAACCAAAGTAAACGTTCGTCATGAAAACACACAGGCTAAGATGTCTGTGCTACTTCAGCAAGCTCAGGCGAGTTCATCTTTGCATACACTTTACTTGCCGTAAGCCCTGCAAGAACAAGAGACACAATCAACCCGATAGTTGCTAGAATTAGAATCGGTTTGGGAGTTTTCCGATCACCACTCAGTTCTTTTCGAGTGCCCAGATAGATTAAGGCAGCCGCCAACGCTGGAATGCCCAAAACAGTCAGGGCCTGAGCGAACGTTATAAGTAAAACCGTGCTGCCCTCTTGGACAAGAGAAGCAATCGCAACCATCATCCCAACCAACAATGCCAAAGCAGTTAAGTGGACTGGCCAACGGTCATTCAAACGAGAACCTTTACCCAAAGCGTCTGACATAACGGTACCCCCTATCATGGCATTAACCAGGAAGGAGCTCAATGCACCTGCCAAAATTCCACCGGCAAAAATGTAACGTGCACCCGAACCAAACAGTGGTTCTAACTGACGAGCGACATCGCCCACCGATGCTAGGGTGACTCCGCCAGGCATTCCATAAAAAGTGCGCCAAGCCGTTAAGAGGATGATCACGGTGATAATACCCAGCACTGATATACTCACCATGGAATCCAACATGCCTTTGCGGACATCTCCCATTCCCCAGCCACGTTCTTTTACCAGGTAGGCTTGGTAAAATGCACCTCCGACTGAGAAAGTCGTTCCGATCATACCCAACAGTGGAATCAGGTCAGGACTGCCAGTTGGGCGGACGGGTTCGAAGTCGGGTGGATTAAAAAGCACGAGCAAGAAATTCACCACAAAGGCCGCACACATGAAAGCGATGAGAAACTTCATCAACTTTTCAATGAAGCGATAGAGATCTCGCATTCGATAAAGGATTCCAAGGATGACCGCATTGAAAGCGATCAGGACCACGACCCGAGCGGATGAAGAAAGGGTCTCTTCTGTGATCAATGGTTCTAATCCACCAATTATGGCGATATTGTTGGAAGACTGAAACAGCGCAACCAGAGTGAATAGGATGAGCCCAATCAAAATCGTTACGCCGCGGCCGAGACGAGCTGCCAGTTCATCGCACAAACTGCTTTCATAGACCACACCTAGACGGGCAGACAAAGCCACCATGGCAATCATTAGGATCGCAGCACCAATGATGATCGGTACTCCCACCAATCCAAAACTGGCTCCCACTTTAGAGCTAGTCAGAATAGAGCCGGGGCCCAAGACAACAGCAGCGACAATAAGGGCAGGACCGATGGATTGAAGTAAGCGTTTCATGTGTTTAAACCTAATGCCTTGCGTGGGTTTGTATCAATGAGTTGCTGAATATCAGCATCACTCAACCCGAGTTGTTCTCTTAAATTCCTTCGAAGCCGCGCCATGGTAAGCGTTGATCCTGCCAGATTGGCCGAGCCAGGTCGACGAGCGACACCTTCATCATCCACCTCAACCTCGAAACCAGAGAGTCGATGCAGCCCCGGTCCGAGACGCGCGGCACTGATAGCGTCTGTCACCATGATCGCTCGTTCCACACCCACTAAATCCAAATAATTCTTCAAACTATAAAAGTTGATGTGGTGGCCATCAGGAATGAAACAGATCCACAACTGTTCTCGAAAGTGGAGAAAACGTTGAACCACATTGTCGTGACGAGGCAACTCAACCGGACAACCATTACCGAGATGCGTGACCATACTCAGTCCATTATCGATCGCTCCTTTGAGTTGCTCCAAGCTAGGATTGCAGTGGCCGGCGGAAACCACAATTCCTTCACCCTTGAGGAAACGTGTGGTTTCGAAATACGGATCCATCTCAGGAGCCAAGGTCACCAGGCGAACCAATCCTTTTCCTACGTCCAGCATGCGTTTGGCATCGTCCACGTTAGCCAGTTTCACATACTCAGCATCGTGAGCTCCAATATACCCAGGGGCAGGATTCAAGAACGGTCCTTCCACGTGAATGCCAGCGATCATTTTCTGAGCAAGCGGATCCTTTTCACGTAGATGGACCAGGTTTGCCACTTTCAGCAGCAATCGATCAAGGCTATCGGTTATGATAGTCGCCAAAATAGAATCAAACCCATCGGTCTCGAGCGCCACGCAAGCAGAATGAAGATCTTCCACTGACAGCCCGGGTGAACAAAAGTCAGTCCCGGCATAACCATTCACTTGTATATCAAAAGGGTTCACAGCAATGATGCAGAAGGAGTATCCAGAAACATATGACAATCCGGATGTGTTTGCAAAATAGAAGCCGGAACATCTGGAGAAACCGGACCTTGGATCGCAGCTCTGACCGCTTCTGCTTTCCGCTCATCAGGAACGGTGCAAATGATCGTACGGCTTTTCATGATTTGTTGCACCGACATGGAAATCGCCTGTTTCGGGACTGAATCAAAATCAGGGAACCAGCCTTCCCCCAATTGTTGATTGCGACAAGCCTCGTTTAATTCAACCAGTAGATAGGGCTCGGTTGTTTCAAAGTCCGCGGGAGGATCATTGAAGGCCAAATGTCCATTCTCTCCAATTCCGACGAACGCTACATCAATCGAAGTCTTTGATAACATCTCCCCTACTCTCTGGCACTCATCTTCAGGGTCTGTTTCTCCATCGAGGTAATGAAACTCCTTCAAGGGACAGGGCAGAAGATCCACAAAACGTTCTTTTAAATACTTTCGAAAAGAGGCCGGCTGCTCGATAGACAATCCTATATACTCGTCGAGGTGAAAACCGGTTATGGAGGTCCAATCCAAATGGAGGAGGCGCAGTTGTTCGAGCATTTCAAATTGAGATGCACCTGTAGCCACTATTAAGGCAGCAGAATTGGATTCGGACAGCGCTTCATGAAGCCGCTGAGCACCTGAAGCAACTGCTGCCGCTCCCATTTCCTCTTTTGAACCGAAGACTCGTGTCTTCATTTAGCGGTCACGCGCGACACCATTTTTTCTAATCGCTTGGCATACTCCACCCACAGTTTCCGAGCCTCGCCGGAGTCATCGATATCCTGCCCGGCATGGACGGCCGCCATCATATGCGGTTCGATAGATAGCCAACCTTCGTAATGCGTGTCTTCCAAATCCTGCAAAATCTTTTCCTGGACGTCATCCTCGTCTATATAACAGGCCACGTACTTATCGCCCTCAGGACCTGGTTTTGCCGCCTTGATATGCACATGAGTCACGTGCTCCCAGCAGGCTCGGTAATAATCCCAAGTGACCTCCGTATTATTTTCATGGAGGCTATTGTTGCCTGTATCAAAGATCAGTTGAAATGCAGGACTATCGATCACGTTGACCAATTCAAGGAATCCAGCAGCTGTTTCGCCATAGCCGGCACAGTTTTCGTGCCCAAGAATGACCCCTTCCCCTTCAGCGATTTTGGAAAGCTCACTCAGTCGCCGAATGGTTTCCTGTCTCCAGGAAGCACGACTCAGAGGCGTGTGCCCTGAATTTGGGTACGACATGATCCTGAGGAACTTGCAATTGGCTTCCCGTATTCTCGGAGCGACCCGTCTAAGTTCGGCCACATCGAGCTGAAAATCCGTATTGATGGCTCGTGACCAGTTTCCAATCTGACCGCCAAATCCAACGACTTGGATACCTGATTCCTGGAGTGTTTCAAAAGTATGTTTCCACTCGTCCTCAGATTGATCGCACACATTGGCGCCATCAATCAGGCGTAGCTCAATGGCGGACCAACCTACCTCCTTGAGTGTAGCTATTTGATTGGGGAGAGATTTTTCTGCTTCGTCGGTAAAACCGGTCAATTGAAATGGCATGGTCTTATTAAGACTAGATTTTCGCTAGCATCAACAGGAATTCCGTACTGTATGCAAAAGAGTGGAAGAAGCTATTGAATGTTGCCACCAATAAGATCCGAATATCTCCTTAAATCAGCTCTATGAAAATCCGTATTCTACTCATTACCCTTCTTGTTACCCTGCTGAACTCATCTCTCTACGGTGAGGACAGACCTAACTTCCTCATCCTTATGTTGGATGATGCAGGCTGGACGGACCTTAGTTCCTACGGAAGCCGTATCCAAACGCCCCATATGGATAGTCTAGCGGATGAAGGAATGCGCTTTACCGACTGTCATGCTCCGGCTCCCAATTGTTCACCATCGCGTATAGGCATGCTAACGGGCCGTAGCCCTATTAGAGCCGGGATTTTCAATTACCTAAACCCGGGTACGCCTATGCATCTCCAAGCCGAGGAGGTGACAATCGCCAACTTACTGCAAGATGCTGGTTATGCGACGGGCCATTTTGGGAAATGGCATGTCAGTAAACTTAATTCCGACCAAGCCCAGCCAGAAGATCACGGCTACGATTATTACCTGGGAACCGATAACAATGCAGAGCCTAGCCACTTAAATCCTGAAAACTTTGTCCGGAACGGAATCGAACTAGGAATGATCAAGGGCTACTCCTGCGACATTGTTGCAGACGAGGCGATTGGATGGTTAAGGGCCCACGTATCGGAAAAAGAGAAACGGCCCTTCTTCACTACCGTCTGGTTCCATGAACCGCATGTTAGAATTGCATCTCCCCCCGACCTGGTGAGCGAATATGAGACACGTCATCCGGACATCAATCGCCGTGAAGCCGAATACCTCGCCAATGTAGCAAACGCCGACAGGGCCGTTGGAAGAATCTTGGAGACCCTGGAGCATTTGGAATTGGATGAAGATACCGTAGTTTTCTGCACGTCCGATAACGGGGGGTTGAACACATTTTCGAATGAGGGCTTACGCGGTTTTAAGTCCAATGTCTGGGAAGGTGGTCACCGAGTCCCAGGAATTTTCCGTTGGCCAGGGAAAATAAAAGCCGGCTCAGTATCTCACGACACGATCGGATTTGTGGATCTACTACCCACCTTCTGCGACTTGGCCGGAGTTTCACTTCCCAAGGGTCGACATCTAGATGGGCTCAGTATTAGTAATCACCTTACAGAGGGCGAATTGATAGACAGGGAATACCCGCTATTTTGGTTTTTCTATCGGGTGAATCCTTCGATGTCTTTTCGCCAAGGGGACTGGACACTGATTTCCAATACTACGGACAGTATGCGAAGAAAGACTCACGCGATTTCCAAGGAAGATCTTCCCATTATCAAGTCGGCAGAGCTAAGTGACTTTCAACTGTTTAACCTGAAGGATGACTTGGATCAAACGACCGACGTCAAAGAGAAACATAAGAAGCAATTTGAAAAGATGAAGGCCCAGATGATAAAGGTTCATAAGGAGATTGTTACCGAAGGTGAGCACTGGGACCTACCCGTGCAGAACACTCCGAAAAAGCCGATCGGGAAATAGATTAGAGATCTATTCAAAATAGGACACATTCACAGGTTCAAGAATAGGTCCTAATTCATCACTATCATTTTTCTCTTCGTCCTTGCATCCATTGGCACTAGGTTCCAGGACCGAATACAGGAAGAAGCCAACGCCTCCAAGAAGAACGAGGACGATGAATAAACCCGAGGGAAGGATACGATCAAAATTTTCATCATAAATCCCGAACGCGACACCCAACACAGCCACTACAAGGATAGGCAATAGATAAGCCGGAAGTGGTTTTATATCTTTGTCCTCAAATGGATGGCTCAAAGCTTCTTTCGTAAGCTCATCTTCCTCTCCAGTGACTTCAGTGTCAGTTTCATCAAATTTCTTCAAGCAATCCTGGCAGTACATCCGTTTTCTACCAATGGGAAGGATCATAATGAATCCAAAAAACATGATGAGGTTCCACCAGCTCAGCCGCAGGTAGCGAATTCTGGTTGAATCACAATGGGGGCAATGCTTATCCCCTTTGTCCTCCTCCAATGCCCCTATGATACCAATGGCATCTACAACATGTTCCTCATCAACCAGAATATCGATGCCATGAACGGCATTGGATATCAGCGGATCTACCGCGATTATATAATCATTGGTGAGCTCACAGGGGATGCCGAAGGACTCAAGCATCGAAATCAGCAAGTGAGCTTCCTCAACCGTTTCGACTGTCTGAATGCGTTTCAATATGTGCGGAGTTAATGAGTGGTCCTAGTCTATTCAACCGGCGACTGACTTATTCCTTCGAAAAATCTATTTGATTTACATCCAAAAACTCTCGAATAAGCACACCCAAGTCGTCACGGTTTCGTGCAAAGGCGACACCATAGGGAGTGAGGTCTCGTTCATTAAAGACTTCAGTCTCGGCACCCTTATTAAGCAGGAGTTCAATCATCTCCTTCTGCTCTCGTTAGGCCGCAAGATGGAGGGCTGTATTACCACGCTCAGTCGCGTAGTGGACGTTTGCACCATGGCGGAGCAACAGCTCTACAAAGGAAATATCCCCCGTTTCAATAGACATGGTTAAGGGGTGCTTCATCCAGAGTTTGGTAAATCCAAGAGACTCATAGCGAGCATAGAAACCCGCGCCATTGGCTTTGGCTAAAGATAGGAGCTTGTGGAATTTGTCTCCTAGACTGTTGGGATTAGCTCCCTGCTCCAATAGCTGTTCGGCTACGTCGAAGTGGTTTCTAATGATGGCGAAATTAAGCGGAGAAGAAGGGTGGTCGGCATCTGCCCCCAGTTCTAATAGCCGGCTAACCAATTCGACATGCCCTTGAACCGCCGCGTAACAAAGAGGAGTCAATCCGACGGGGTTTTCAATATCCACAGGTGTTCCTGACGAGACCAGTTTTTCGCACAAAGCAACCACGCCAGATTCTGCGGCAAGGTGAATGACATGCTGATCTCTCAGAACAATCCAGTCCTCACTTTCCGGATCCCGATAATTGTAATCGCGGATAGGGTTAGCTCCGGCATCCAATAGAGCGCAAGCGAGAGCATCGTGTCCTTTCTGAGCAGCTATAAAGATGGGCGTCTGGCCAAGCCGATCTACAAACTCGATGTCATAACCCTGCTTGAGCAGATGAGTAAAAATGTTAACGGCCCCCTGCTTCGCGACCCAAGTGACCATGGTCTCCTCTTCGAATCCCTCGGCCTGGTTTTTCCAATCAGCTACCAATCGTTCGTAGTATTGAAATAACTCCAGATCATCGACCTTTACTACCTCATACAATCCCTTTTCAAACTTGGGCTTTTTTACCTGAAGGAGAAACCATCCGAAACTGGCAAGGCATACAAGAGCTCCCATGAGGATCAAAAGAATATTCAGCAATCCCCCGGAACGGCTGTCAGATATCATTTGAGCGATCACTGTCAAAACACCCGAGGGCGTCGGTCTTATTCATTGCCATATCCTGGAAGTAAATAGCCCAGGCGACGATTCACATCGGAGCGCTCTTCCTTACGCCATTCAGCTGGAAATATCTCAGGATCAATTTCAAATTCATAGCCTTTAAGATCCTTCAGAAGCACTACTGAATTCAGAGTTAGAAACGCTTCCACCTCGTTGTTCGCTTTGGAGAGGACTTCAATGATAACCGGTGAAGGATCCTCAGCTCCTATCAACCCGAGAAACTCAGCTGCGCGGACCCGCACCAAGTTTTCTGAATCATTGGAAGCCATCATCTTCGCTTTATCTGTGAAACTGGCGGCTTCCTCATAAAAGGAACTGCACACAATCAATCCCCAATAACGGCCCCAAGGATCACTCGCATTCAATGCCTTTTCAATTCCGGCCTTCGCTTCATCAAACGAACGCAAACTCAGATCAGCAATATCCACCAAGCCCGAGATTCTCTCGCTGTTCTTTCTCCCGAATTCGACAGGGCTATCAAAGGCTTCTTCCCACAAAACACTTTCAGGAAACATGCTCAGATCGTTGATCGACTTTACCTTGTTGGTCAGGCGTTCACGCATGCTTTTTAAAACGACCGCATACTCGGGGTCATCCGCGAGATTGTTAACTTCATGCGGATCTACTTCCACGTCGTAAAGTGCCTCCGCAGCTCGAGGCTGGAAGAATTGGCTCTGAATATCATTCAATTCACCTGCCTGATACAATTCCCACCACTCCATGTATGCCAGCATACGGTAGCGATACTGATTCCATAACCCATCAAAGTTGAAGGGCTGGTAGTTCCGCTGGTAAGTGTACTTTCCTTTGCGCAGGGTCCGAACCGGATCGTATTTCTCATCCATACGGTCTGCGTAACCAAAGGATTCATCTCGTTCATTCAATTCATCAAAATCGACACCCTTGCCCAAGAACGGAACTCCGTCCATATGTGGAGGCACATTTATTCCAACCAAATTGAGCAAAGTAGGAGCAAAGTCTATAAAGCTAACAAACCCTTTGATCCGTGTGCCCAGCTTTGCATCGACCAAGTGTTTCCAGTTTTTGGGTACGTAAACAACGAGCGGCACGTGAAGCCCACTTTCATAGGCGTATCCTTTTCCGCGAGGAAGCACACCCCCATGATCACCGTAGTAAAAAATAAAAGTGTCATCGAGAACACCATCCTCCTCCAGCATTGCGATGTATTCACCGTGGTAGTCGTCGACTTTTTTGTGGTTATCCAGGTAACGGGCATGCGTATACCGGAAGGTCGGAGTATCAGGAAAATAAGGAGCTAATTTAACCGAGTCAGATGGGGTGTTATTTTTGACGGTGCGCATCTCTTCGGCCAAAAAATGCAAGCTACTCTCATGAGTAAGCGTTGTATTCTGCACATGGAAAAACGGTTGCCCTGGTTTCCGGTTGCGCCAAGTGGCTTTGGCAGATGATTCATCCCACCCCCCTTTATCGATGACATTATAATCCTGCTTTGAATTGTTGGTGGTATAATAACCGGCCTCTTTGAGATACCAGGGATACATACGACCCTTGTCAGGCATGGGCACCATTTTGGACCGACGGTGAAATTGAGCTCCGATACGTGGCCCATAAGCTCCCGTTAGCAAGGTCGTCCGAGCAACTGAACAAACCGGCGCATTTGAGAAAGCATGCTCAAAGACCAAGCCATGTTCAGCCAACTTCTCAATGTGCGGCATTGCGGCACCATTTTCGTCGTAAAGCTTCACATAGTGAACAGAATTATCTTCTGAGGTCAGCCAAACGATGTTGGGGCGATCTGCCGCAGAAAGAGCCAATAAGCCAAATAAGGCAAGGGAAGTGATGATTCGAAGGGTAAGCTTCATAGTATGATTCGAGTAATTTTGCCCTCAATTAGTTAAGTAAGGTTTGAGGAGTGGCAATACCTTTGACCCAGTCAATGCCACCCGCGCTATATCAATCAAACCCGGTCTTGCTGCATGGCGGGCATTGAAATCATATTCTTAGTACAAAAACGGGGTAATTGGATTCCCCAACTTCCCTCATTCCAGGAAGACCCTCGTCTCGAGACAGAGTTTCAGGATAAACTACTAAATGGCTAAAACACCCATCTTGGACTTTGAGTAGAGCGATCTTTTCGAACTACTCATTTTGCCTGAATCCCTGAAAAGCAGGTACGAAGTCGGGCTCGTGGAAACTTCCGTCAAAGGCTAAAGCACCCATCCGTCTACCGCAGACTCTATCGATAGCAGGATAAAGAAACTGTAATTACCCCTTATAATTTCCCATGATTTTTTCGCCGAGTAAGCGGGAATTCAGCGCTGTGAGTACGGGTGCTTTTAAGAATGGCTTCTACGCGCGATGCCTCTTTTGATTTTGAAGCAGCCACGTTTTCTTTTTCTGAAAGGTCCTTGGACAAATCGTAAAGCTCCATTGGCTTATCCATATATTTAACGCCTTTGAAGTTTCCAACCCGAACCGCCTGGATGGGGCCCTCACCTTCGTTGAACTCCCAATAAAGCACCTCATGCTCTTTCTGATCTCCTTGACCGAGCAAGGTAGGCAAATAGGAAATTCCATTAATGGAATTATCTGCGGGCCTTATTCCTGCAAGCTCACAAGCAGTGGGAAGAAAATCCCAAAATGCGGATGGATGGTCCGTCTTACTTCCCGCTTCAATCTTCCCAGGCCAACGAGCCACAAAGGGCACACGGATACCACCCTCATAAAGATCACGCTTTCCACCACGCAAAGGTCCATTGCTGTTAAAGAATCGATCTTTGCGCTCATAAACCGGACCATTATCACTCGTAAAGATGACCAGGGTATTCTTCTCAAGCCCCAGCTCTTCCAAATGGTCCAGGATTCGACCTACGTCGCGGTCCATCCTTGACACCATCCCGGCGTATGCAACGTTGCCGTCTTCATCGTCGCGATAGTGAGCCTTTTTTCGAGGCTCTACCGGCCAGCCTAGCTTCTCATAGGGGTCCTTCGAGTCCTGTGGGACCGTGAGTTCGTAATGCGGCAATGCATAAGCAACATAGAGAAAAAAAGATTCATTTTGATGCTTTTCGATATATCCCAAAGCCTCCTCGGTCACCAGGTCATGAACGTATTTGCCTTCAGTATTCAAATAATCATTACCATCGATGTGAATGACTGATTCATTGCGCCACAAAGAGGGCCAATAATGATGGTGAGCATCGACATGCGTCCGGTAGCCAAAGAAGTAATCAAACCCTTGCCGCGTCGGCATGCCATCGAGGTTAGATTCTGAGAGACCCCACTTCCCGACTATGCCGGTTGCATAACCAGCGCGCTTCATCTCCTTCGCAACGGTTTGATCCTCAGGCGTCAGATCGACCGCTTTGCCACTGACGGTCCACGTGGGATTTCCTCGAATCGTTCCATGTCCGGTATGATACCCAGTCATCAACGTGCCACGCGAAGGCATACAGACCGTGGCTCCAGCATAATGATCAGTGAATACCATGCCCTCATTCGCCATACGGTCGATCTCAGGTGTCAGGATGTGCTTTTGTCCCTGATAGCCTACATCCCCATATCCCAAATCATCAGCGAGGATGAAGATGATGTTGGGTTTGGATTCACCCCACACGATTGGGGCGGAGAATACAGAAAACAGGAGGGTAAGCGTAAGTATAATACGATTCATCGATGGCATAAAAAGATGGGTGCAACTGATAAAACTACATTCGAGTATGCAAATCAATTGGCACCATTCAAAATATTCCTTGTGAGCACAACAGAATCTTGTTTCCCAAGCCGCAATATTAGAAGTAGGCTTTCAGCATACCTTTCAAAAGGATACCGCTTTAATTATTATGAGAAGAAAGATCACGCTTATTGGCGCCGGTTCGGTTGTTTTTGCTAAAAAACTAATCGGTGACATTCTTCAGTTTCCTGAGCTGTCAGACTCAGAGATTTGTTTGATGGATCTAAATGCCCAGCGATTGAAGGTGGCAAAGATCATGACACAAAAGATGGTCGAAGTGCTAAAAGTAGATGCACGGGTGACTGCTACCACCGACCGAACGGATGCCATTCGCGGCGCACATTACGTTATTTGTACCATCCAGATGGGTGGATACGAACCCTCAACAGTCGTCGACTTTGAAATCCCCGCGAAATATGGCCTCCTTCAAACGATCGGCGATACACTGGGCGTCGGTGGAGTATTCCGAGCCCTGCGAACCATTCCACCGATTCTAGATATTTCCCGTGACATCGCTGACGTGGCTCACCCGGATTGCCTCCTGCTGAACTACAGCAATCCCATGGCTATGAATTGCTGGGCGCTCGACCGCGCTACAGGTATTCCGCACGTCGGTCTCTGCCATTCAGTTCAACACACGTCCCAGGCCCTGGCCAGTTATACCGGGCTGAACTACGACGACGTCACATACAAAGTGGCTGGTATCAATCACATGGCTTTCTTCCTGGAGTTTAATTACAAAGGACAGGATGCCTACCCTCTGCTTTTTAAGGCACTGGAAGATCCTGCTGCCGTAGTCCAGGACAAGGTGCGCTTTGAAATGATGCGACGCCTCGGATACTTCGTCACCGAATCCAGTGAACACCAAAGCGAGTACGTGCCGTATTTCATTCACCATGGAGAAAAGGTCATCGACGAGTTTCTCATCCCTATCGATGAATATCGTCGTCGCTGTGAAGCCATCATCGCTACCTGGAAGCAGGAAGAAAAAGAACTGCTGGGAGAGGTCGAAGGAAAGGACTTCGAGGTCGCTCCTCAGTCCCAAGAATACGGGGCCTATATCATTCATGCACGGGAATCCAACGACCCGACCACTATCTATGGGAATGTGCCCAACCGTGACTTGATCACCAACCTCCCGGATGGATGTTGCGTCGAGGTTCCGATTGTAGTGGACGACAAAGGACTCCACCCAGAATCGATTGGCAAGCTACCACCGCAACTCGCTGCTATCTGCAGAACGAATGTCAACGTGCAAGACCTCACCGTCGAAGCTGCGTTGACCAAGCAACGCAAATACATTTACCAAGCGGTTATGATAGATCCCCACACATCTGCCACACTCACTCTCGATAAGATCTGGGCGATGTGTGACGAGCTGATCGAAGCGCATCAGAAAGATGGATACATGGGAAAATTCGCACCGGTGATTAAAAACACAGGACGTGCCTATAAAGGCACGGGAGATCGAGCGACCGTGTTTCTGGATTCCGGCGATGCATTCTCATTCAATGCAGGCTCCGAAAATGTTCTTAACCTACACATAGATAACCCGGGAACAGAAGCACTGGATACCCAGATCGAATTTACCTCCTCAATCAATGGAGTCGTTGTGAAACCGATAGAAGTCCGTGTTGAACCGAACTCAAAAGCCCTATTCCCCATCTCCGTTTCCCTAGAGACAACGATCGACCAAACAATCGAGATCGATCCAAAAACGGACGCCCTAAATCTTCTCTGTCGCGGTGTCTCGTTGAGTCCAAGAAATGTATTGGATAAAGATGAATCGGGCAGATCTAAATTTGAGCTTCAACTGGGCGGTGAGCTCGCTGCATTCGGAACGATAACACGCGATAACGAAAACCTGTGTCTGGAAATCACCGTCAACGACTCTGATATCCAACCAGCTCAGAGCAGTGTCATAGGTATTATGGCAGGATCTGCAATCGAACTCCGCATAGCAGCCCATGAGCAATCTGAGATAAAAACCATCAACATCCTCCCTGGCAAAAAGGGCGACGAATCTTCAGCCGGTTTTTTCAACACCCTGGACAAAGCTCTCGGATGCGGACACATTACTCAAAAGACGAGTCCGCTTAGCTATAAAATTGAAGCCATCCTCCCTCTAGCTGAATTGAGTCTGCAA
This genomic stretch from Opitutia bacterium ISCC 52 harbors:
- a CDS encoding sulfatase; its protein translation is MKLTLRIITSLALFGLLALSAADRPNIVWLTSEDNSVHYVKLYDENGAAMPHIEKLAEHGLVFEHAFSNAPVCSVARTTLLTGAYGPRIGAQFHRRSKMVPMPDKGRMYPWYLKEAGYYTTNNSKQDYNVIDKGGWDESSAKATWRNRKPGQPFFHVQNTTLTHESSLHFLAEEMRTVKNNTPSDSVKLAPYFPDTPTFRYTHARYLDNHKKVDDYHGEYIAMLEEDGVLDDTFIFYYGDHGGVLPRGKGYAYESGLHVPLVVYVPKNWKHLVDAKLGTRIKGFVSFIDFAPTLLNLVGINVPPHMDGVPFLGKGVDFDELNERDESFGYADRMDEKYDPVRTLRKGKYTYQRNYQPFNFDGLWNQYRYRMLAYMEWWELYQAGELNDIQSQFFQPRAAEALYDVEVDPHEVNNLADDPEYAVVLKSMRERLTNKVKSINDLSMFPESVLWEEAFDSPVEFGRKNSERISGLVDIADLSLRSFDEAKAGIEKALNASDPWGRYWGLIVCSSFYEEAASFTDKAKMMASNDSENLVRVRAAEFLGLIGAEDPSPVIIEVLSKANNEVEAFLTLNSVVLLKDLKGYEFEIDPEIFPAEWRKEERSDVNRRLGYLLPGYGNE
- a CDS encoding ankyrin repeat domain-containing protein; translated protein: MISDSRSGGLLNILLILMGALVCLASFGWFLLQVKKPKFEKGLYEVVKVDDLELFQYYERLVADWKNQAEGFEEETMVTWVAKQGAVNIFTHLLKQGYDIEFVDRLGQTPIFIAAQKGHDALACALLDAGANPIRDYNYRDPESEDWIVLRDQHVIHLAAESGVVALCEKLVSSGTPVDIENPVGLTPLCYAAVQGHVELVSRLLELGADADHPSSPLNFAIIRNHFDVAEQLLEQGANPNSLGDKFHKLLSLAKANGAGFYARYESLGFTKLWMKHPLTMSIETGDISFVELLLRHGANVHYATERGNTALHLAA
- a CDS encoding sulfatase-like hydrolase/transferase, with the translated sequence MKIRILLITLLVTLLNSSLYGEDRPNFLILMLDDAGWTDLSSYGSRIQTPHMDSLADEGMRFTDCHAPAPNCSPSRIGMLTGRSPIRAGIFNYLNPGTPMHLQAEEVTIANLLQDAGYATGHFGKWHVSKLNSDQAQPEDHGYDYYLGTDNNAEPSHLNPENFVRNGIELGMIKGYSCDIVADEAIGWLRAHVSEKEKRPFFTTVWFHEPHVRIASPPDLVSEYETRHPDINRREAEYLANVANADRAVGRILETLEHLELDEDTVVFCTSDNGGLNTFSNEGLRGFKSNVWEGGHRVPGIFRWPGKIKAGSVSHDTIGFVDLLPTFCDLAGVSLPKGRHLDGLSISNHLTEGELIDREYPLFWFFYRVNPSMSFRQGDWTLISNTTDSMRRKTHAISKEDLPIIKSAELSDFQLFNLKDDLDQTTDVKEKHKKQFEKMKAQMIKVHKEIVTEGEHWDLPVQNTPKKPIGK
- a CDS encoding arylsulfatase → MPSMNRIILTLTLLFSVFSAPIVWGESKPNIIFILADDLGYGDVGYQGQKHILTPEIDRMANEGMVFTDHYAGATVCMPSRGTLMTGYHTGHGTIRGNPTWTVSGKAVDLTPEDQTVAKEMKRAGYATGIVGKWGLSESNLDGMPTRQGFDYFFGYRTHVDAHHHYWPSLWRNESVIHIDGNDYLNTEGKYVHDLVTEEALGYIEKHQNESFFLYVAYALPHYELTVPQDSKDPYEKLGWPVEPRKKAHYRDDEDGNVAYAGMVSRMDRDVGRILDHLEELGLEKNTLVIFTSDNGPVYERKDRFFNSNGPLRGGKRDLYEGGIRVPFVARWPGKIEAGSKTDHPSAFWDFLPTACELAGIRPADNSINGISYLPTLLGQGDQKEHEVLYWEFNEGEGPIQAVRVGNFKGVKYMDKPMELYDLSKDLSEKENVAASKSKEASRVEAILKSTRTHSAEFPLTRRKNHGKL